The genomic DNA TCTGTTTAAAAATGTTGTGCAAACATTTTAAACGACGTGGTTCGATGCTAGGTATATCGCAGCCGTGTCTTCCCCGTTGCACGCACGTTTTTTTGCAGTACCGTGACTTAACAGCAGCATAAAACGCTGACATTTTTACCATATTTGTCACTATGCCCCATTTGTTCTTATTTCCCAGATAACCAGCAGAAGATTTTCAACCCGCTGTGCTCCAATCTCGTCCTCTTGGAATGCATAAGGCGGAACTGCAAATGCGACAAAGGGGGTgagtgttttgtgtgtgtgtgtgtttacattGCAAACTTGTCTTGTCTTGATTTATTATTGCACCTTTTTAAATACAGTCTTTCTTCGAGGAGACCATATGTACTTCACTGAAGACTAGAAGCAATGTGGCGATATACATTTGTGTTGGTAGCGACGGGACAGTGACAAAGCCAATAGGGAATTTATGTTTTGCTTAACTGCTTGTGTTAAAATGTGAAATCTTGGGCTATTAGGAGAATACTCAGATGGCATGGAAGAGACCGGAGGTCGCAGTTTTTTTTTCCGGATCGCTGCCACTTTTGTAGTGTTCGCATTGACAACAATGcgtcaaaaaaataaaaaccttGGCAGGGGCCAGTCTTGCCAAGCCTACAATGGTAGGTTCGTCTCTGCCTTGTCATACTGCACATATTTGATCCATCGTGCAGATTGCCTAGTTTTTCCCAAGGACCAGGGCTTACATCGACGGCTTCCAAGTTCCACACGCCCTGTACTGCGTGTCCTTGTCTCCATCACTGAGGGTGTCGatttttattcacaaaacaacaTTTACAAGACGTGCGATCAAGCCGTGATGAAAATTAATATGCATACGCCAGTGACAGGTTGATTTGTTCTAGTCTGGGCTTTTGTAACTTTCTTGAGGCACAATCATGGATTTTGCGAATTTTTTAATATAGCACTCTAAAACAGGCCGCAACAATGACATCGAAATGACATAAAAGTGAACGAGTCTGGTATTTTTCCATAAACCAGGTCACTCACCGATAGAGCTGCCGTTTTCGGTACGCTGGCAGGCTGTGAACAGTAAAAGCATTGATATTACGAGACTGGGCCAGTAACAGTTGGGCGAAACATCATTGGTCCTGTGCCCCTCCTGTCTGAAtattaaatacatgtatgtggttTCATCTACGCACCGTGAAAAGATGAATTATCCTTCCATTAATGCAAAAAGCATTGCTTAGCTTACGGTAATTAAGTGAATTTAATAATATGATCTAATCACAGCGCACAGTATCAtcgcaattttgtcaaactcaaacaTTCCGAGGGTACAGTGGCCTTTTATCATTTTCACGTGAAATCGATAACACAATATCATACTCTCCTGTCAActttatgaaaaaataaatcgCATCATTGTTCACTGCATTAGACGCGTTGCTATAGAGTAGAGTGGACACCAACCTGTCCCTATGACGTACAAAACATGCGGAACATACACAGGACTGTCGGGGAATGGCTCTTGACATATTCAGGTTGACCATAGACAGTCACGCCATGGTGTTACAGGCCTCACACTTAACCAACATCCTAGTTAGAGACGGCACTCATTCAAATTGCTTGTAATggctttttttttattattgaaaACAACGATTAGATCCGCCTGACTTGGTTCTTGAACTGATCCAGGGTGGAGGGCGGGTGGTGGTGGCAAGAAATCTGAAAGGGTCCTTTATTCAACAGCCGTGCAACGCTAAAGGGTCTATCTTTCAAGGTACAGAGTATGTTTACGATGATATATTACAATACCCGTGAAAGGAAATCGATCTGAATGCCATTCTTGCCAACCGACCCATCTCACTACTTTCATCACCCATGCAACGTTTAATTACCGTAGAAGTTAGGTCTGCAAAAGCTAATGTCAGGAGGTTTCTATGTGGGAGTCTCCTAtcgtgtgttttgttttgttttgtcagcAAAATGATATTTCACCCGTGGCTCTTCTTTTTCTACTTCATCTTGCCTTGCTGGTGACCGAAGATCCTTTTGAAGGGCCGGTATCAGTAACTTGTGATGATTTTCCCCCACTAATTTTGTTCGTAATGTCAAGTACAGTGTTTCTTATTCGAGTCCCAAAACAGGTTGAGATACGCAATATTCAAGTTGGCGACTCGActtgcattattattattatagttgacaagtgaattctggtccggactagaattcgaatgtaaacaataacagctaatgcattttacacaaataAACGCTGAGTTAACAATTAAGCTAAAATAGATGGTGTTCAAAATGCTTTGGTTAgttgaacaagaacttgcaaatgACAGACAGAACCAAAATAGTGAaacaaataatcaaaagttacagctgcttaccctttaaggtagtatgtgcctcgataGTGAAATAATTAAACTTTCGCCCAGCCTTTCCTCAACaatactttcaatcattctcttaccaaataaacaataaaaatcaagggtcaccatgcttgttttgtactagagaaacaaatcaccagatctttaccgatgtttgaaattcaaaatggccgccatccctgtgtttatagtatatggggaaaataaaattttcgattttctaaaCTAAGACTGTAAAATTGAGATTTCTTGCTCcgagggctttaaaatgagcccccacaagtggtagatcagaaaggatttatcaagaaaatgagtccaaatatctgtccccgaggcgtattctaccttagaGGGGACAAGTTGCTTCATTAGCGTCATCTCTGAATAGGTTGATTAATAACTGACGCAACTATCACGTGGGTAACACGTCAGAACTATCATCAGGTCACTGGTTTATATCAACAAGCaataatgcgagaaccaggggtTGGAGTACGCTttgtgaaagttgaaatttCCTCGGATATGTTGTTCCACTCGTCCACAAAAGAAAAATCTCCATAGCCCTTTCTTGTGCCGTCACCTGTTTTTTAAAGCACTTTGTCGTGTTAAGCCCATCTCAAAACTTATCTACAATCTATAATGGATTGATTGTACCAACGCTCGGATAGTAGTTCTGGTATCTCCGAAGAAAGGGCGACAATAGAGAAGAAAGATGGCCACAGGGTAAATCTGCGTGTTTCAAGTAATCGCACTTTCATAACAAATGAACTCAACAAGAAGCAGGGATTTGGCCCTCCTGGTTGAATGGAAAGGGGGTCAGAGAAATAATCCGCCGACCAACAGCAGCGTGAATATCTTGTCAACGCCCCAATAGACACCAGTGAGTTCACTCTCCGACGCCTGATAATTATTACGCGACTGTGAAAGACTTAGCTGTTCTTAGCCCGTCCAGATTTCATAATATGCATAACTGTTCATGTTTTTCCCGGgctttttgttcgtttttccACAAAGTACAAGCTCCGCAGATCATGTAGAAACGCCGATTGTTCAAATTGCGAACACAGCGTGTGTGTATCGTATGTCCAGTGTTATaagtgacaaattaattctggtccggactggaattcaaCTGTCAACAAGAACATTGCACCCAAGGCTTGTACACAATACGCTGTGTTCACAAGACGTTTTGGTGAATACtcagtatttcaacatactctgGAAAAAGAATAAGCAATTGCACTGGTTTTCTAAGACATAATGTAAACGTCAATATTTACACCTGTTGATCAAACAATATGAAATTGCTATTTCGCAGATTTGTTGGATTGataataaaaaagaaacattttttttactgaaaaCGTGAACATTTGTTTCAGTCATGCTGGATTTGACGGACGCTGAAGGAAATGTCAAACATCTCAACGAGAACTTACAATCCTACGCTACCAATTACCTGCAGGGAAGAACGACATACTGGCTTATCAAAGTTGAAAGTAAGTCAATTTCATCTCTCGTCAATATCACACCGAACAATTCAGTTTCATGTCACGTCAATTATATGCTCGATGTAGCTGCCTATATATTGTTTTCATATACTAGTAGCTTATCCGTTGTTGTCCGTAACATCTACCTCTGTGGTAACCTACCATATAAATCTCCAGATATCCATGTACATGACACAGattaaacacaaaaacacatccatccatccgtccatccatccaaccaTCCAACCAACGGTCTGTATGGTCCAAAAAGGACTCAGTAGGTAACATGACCTTGTCACATCATTATCCTTGTCTTTCAGAAGGTACAGGTGATAATCCAAACAAGTATACTTTATTGCTTGATGACCCAGAAGTTCACGTGCCAGATCTTCTCCGTGAGTATTATTCTTGTCAAGACCAACATTTTTATGCCGTGTAAACCATAgagtattgttttgttttgttttattttgttttatttcagcgGACACCGCTTGTTTGATCCACAAAATGCATCAGCGACTTCCTGGCCGCAGAGGTAACTTCCCGTCCGTATCAGTAGTACCCATGTGTATATTACATGTCGACAATATGCATCCGAAATTGGCACCCCGATAGAAGATTTCAAACAGCTTTCTGCATGTCTCACTTGCTTTGAGTGGTCCACCAATAACGCTAGGGAAGAGAAAACGTGTCTTGCCTGTCACGATCTATCATCTTGCAAAACATTCTCCTAACAGAGAAAATATACctctattttttcatttatcgCGCCGCCAATACTAGGACATTGCATACTTAGAGGTGGTTTCGTTTTATATACGATCGATTTATAATAGCATGACGTCATTTACACGTATTAGGCCAATCCAATCATTGTTATCGTCCTTTTGTTTTGACTGACGATGTCACAACTTTCGCTGAATTTCTATGAAATTTACTCTATACGGCCGGTATATTTAGACAAATCGTACTTGACCTTTATTCTTATTCGTACTACAAATCAGTATCTCGTTATTTTCTTCCATTACCCCTTACCCTACCTTTTATCATTAAAGCAACAGTGACCCGTAGACTCACGTAATAGctgaacatttttcattttttttctgccGAACGAAATTATTTAAGCACGGTCCCTCTAAATGTACTTGAACTTAGTCAGTTTTTCTGTCGACGTGGGAGTTGCCATAACAACCCAACATGGCGGTGGTTAAACCGATCAGTCCATCGGATTTGAATAGTATTTGCACAGGTGTTCATGACAGTGAGGGAAAGTCTTGGGAGAGACTGTGGTTTGATATTGCTAAGAGAATCAAATAATGTCCCATGTTTAAGAAAAAGAAAACGGACACTGATTCAGGCCTGGTCGACGCAAGTAGAGACGCGCCTGGTCCAAGGGCGTTCAGTATTTTGTAAAGGTAATCTGGTGCCGAAAATAGATACAGGTCGACATATCATACTCGCTATATCATAACGATTTgttatttataaaaataaaaagagtTCACCAAAATCAGGTTGATACTAGTGTCTGCATTGTTGTAACTCTTTCATTCGAGATCTACTTTGCGAAATATGTGCCAATATGTTTTCAGAACAAGTGAAACAACGACGGGGAGGGGTTGGGGATTAAACCAATTGACAGTGATTACGTTCTGCTCATTTATGTCGAACTGTATAAAATGCTTTCAAGATAAAACAAGATATGCCATACA from Ptychodera flava strain L36383 chromosome 12, AS_Pfla_20210202, whole genome shotgun sequence includes the following:
- the LOC139145152 gene encoding uncharacterized protein CXorf65 homolog codes for the protein MSFVIVKYGDNQQKIFNPLCSNLVLLECIRRNCKCDKGVMLDLTDAEGNVKHLNENLQSYATNYLQGRTTYWLIKVEKGTGDNPNKYTLLLDDPEVHVPDLLQRLENLSKPVVRTITRKDSKWGVLSKKLNRKASTSKRPPSNPSTSPGPKKK